The proteins below come from a single Chryseobacterium sp. MA9 genomic window:
- a CDS encoding iron ABC transporter permease, giving the protein MKTQSKLYFYLIISAILLAILAVVALYIGVYDFNGVSPFTVLSQFIEGDPDLSLSDKYVIWEVRTSRIIMAILVGSMLAVSGTTLQGLFKNPLATGEAIGLTSGATLLAAFAIVLGGHFKQYLPEIVQFSLVGISAFLGALLAMMLVYRISTSAGKTNVVMMLLSGVAITSIGFSITGFLIYLSKDEQLRDLSFWNMGSLAAATWTKNIVLTVVIAISYAILLPKGKALNAMMLGERDAQHLGINVEKLKKQIVVITSLMIGTCVAFSGTIGFVGLIVPYILRLLFKSNYVFILPLSAVMGSILLLIADTISRSIVAPSELPIGILTSLIGGPIFIAILIKFKKSL; this is encoded by the coding sequence TTATATAGGCGTTTATGATTTTAACGGGGTGTCACCGTTCACGGTTTTAAGCCAATTTATTGAAGGAGATCCGGATCTGTCGCTAAGTGATAAATATGTCATCTGGGAAGTAAGAACTTCCAGAATTATTATGGCCATTCTGGTGGGGAGCATGCTTGCCGTTTCAGGAACCACATTGCAGGGACTTTTTAAAAATCCACTGGCAACTGGTGAGGCGATTGGTTTAACCTCGGGAGCCACATTATTGGCAGCATTTGCCATCGTTTTGGGAGGGCATTTTAAGCAGTATCTTCCTGAAATTGTACAGTTTTCCCTGGTAGGGATTTCAGCTTTTTTAGGAGCTTTGCTGGCGATGATGCTGGTATACAGAATTTCTACAAGTGCAGGAAAAACAAATGTGGTTATGATGCTTTTAAGCGGTGTTGCCATTACCTCCATAGGGTTTTCAATTACAGGATTCCTTATTTATCTTTCAAAAGATGAACAGTTGAGAGATCTTTCATTCTGGAATATGGGAAGCCTGGCTGCAGCCACATGGACAAAAAATATCGTTTTAACAGTAGTTATAGCTATTTCTTATGCGATTTTACTTCCCAAAGGAAAGGCACTGAATGCCATGATGCTGGGAGAAAGAGATGCTCAGCATTTGGGAATCAATGTAGAGAAACTGAAAAAGCAGATTGTTGTTATTACTTCATTAATGATAGGTACCTGCGTTGCATTTTCAGGAACAATTGGTTTTGTAGGTCTTATTGTGCCTTATATTTTAAGGCTGTTATTCAAATCAAACTACGTGTTCATTCTGCCGTTGTCAGCAGTTATGGGAAGTATTTTGCTTCTGATTGCGGATACCATCAGCAGAAGTATTGTGGCACCGTCAGAACTGCCAATCGGTATCTTGACCTCTTTGATCGGAGGGCCTATTTTTATTGCTATTTTAATTAAATTTAAAAAATCACTCTAA
- a CDS encoding heme ABC transporter ATP-binding protein, giving the protein MIKAHQINYLHKSFKILDSVDVSLGYGEFLAIVGPNGAGKSSLLSVLANEVKEGRSNIVFKEKPIADWAVKELSQHKAKFSQHNSNEIPLQVKDVVMMGRYPYFEAQPGKEDLEAMNNMMYETDIFHLKDRDYNTLSGGEKQRVHLSRVMAQLQNDITHKLVFLDEPLNNLDIKHQYKALEIIKNFTKKANSAIVVLHDLNLAAQFADKILLMKSGKVSAFGTPQEVFTAENISKAYNFPCTICGHPITNNPMIIFG; this is encoded by the coding sequence ATGATAAAAGCGCATCAAATTAATTATCTGCACAAGAGTTTTAAAATTCTTGACAGTGTTGATGTCTCTTTAGGGTATGGCGAATTTTTAGCAATCGTTGGACCGAATGGAGCAGGAAAGTCAAGTCTTTTAAGTGTTTTGGCAAATGAAGTAAAAGAAGGAAGATCTAATATTGTATTCAAAGAAAAACCTATCGCAGACTGGGCAGTAAAAGAATTGTCCCAGCATAAAGCCAAATTTTCGCAGCACAATTCCAATGAAATTCCTTTGCAGGTAAAAGATGTAGTCATGATGGGAAGATATCCTTATTTTGAGGCTCAGCCCGGTAAAGAAGATCTGGAAGCCATGAATAATATGATGTATGAAACAGATATTTTTCATCTGAAAGACAGAGATTACAATACCCTGTCCGGAGGAGAGAAGCAACGGGTACATCTTTCAAGAGTAATGGCACAATTACAGAACGATATTACCCATAAGCTGGTTTTTCTGGATGAACCTTTGAATAATTTGGATATAAAACATCAGTATAAGGCGTTGGAAATTATCAAAAATTTTACGAAAAAAGCCAACAGCGCCATTGTTGTTTTACATGATCTGAACCTTGCAGCACAATTTGCAGACAAGATTTTATTGATGAAATCAGGAAAAGTTTCCGCCTTTGGAACTCCGCAGGAAGTTTTTACGGCAGAAAACATCAGCAAAGCCTATAATTTTCCCTGTACCATCTGCGGACACCCTATTACGAATAACCCAATGATCATTTTTGGATAA